In Primulina eburnea isolate SZY01 chromosome 3, ASM2296580v1, whole genome shotgun sequence, one DNA window encodes the following:
- the LOC140827231 gene encoding quinolinate synthase, chloroplastic-like yields the protein MSNERIGCSLADAVSSPKYMDYLATAAASVPSPSLHVVYINTPLETKAYTHEVVPTITCTSSNVVQTILQAFAEMPNLSVWYGPDTCMGANIMELFRQMAVMCSLYQ from the exons ATGTCTAATGAACGTATTGGGTGCTCCTTGGCTGATGCTGTATCCAGTCCTAAATATATGGATTATCTTGCCACCGCTGCAGCTTCCGTTCCTTCTCCCTCTTTGCATGTCGTCTATATTAATACACCCCTCGAGACCAAAGCTTACACACATGAAGTTGTTCCAACAATTACATGTACCTCTTCTAATGTCGTGCAAACCATTCTGCAG GCTTTTGCAGAGATGCCTAATTTAAGCGTATGGTATGGTCCTGACACTTGCATGGGAGCAAATATCATGGAGTTGTTTCGGCAGATGGCTGTGATGTGCAGTTTATATCAATGA